TGTTTGCCTATGCAACAAATTTTTCATCGTAATCACTGTTGTTTTTAGTTATAGAATTTCCATTGCCTTCTTTTTAATAGTTTCCATTGTTCTGAGATTCTCAATTTGTTCATTCACTGTCACTGTATATTTTCCTTTACATCCTTGAGCATATTTATGATACATCTGTGAGGTCCTCGTGTGCTGacttctttgtattttatgtttggtaattttttattgtatgcttAACATCATAATAGAGACATAGAGAGTAGGGATTCTGTTACATatctatgaagaaaaattaattttcttctggCCTGCAGTTAACCTGGCTGGGCTCAAACTCAACTCTGTCTCCCCTACATTGGGCAGCAAAATCTCTGCTCAGTTTTTTTAGCTTCCAGCTGCTACTTTTTGCCAGGCTCCCTGGAGTTTCCCCCTGTGCACGTGTGGTTCAGGGATCAGCCCTGGAATTGAACAGAGTTTAGGTATAAACTTTGGGGCTCATCCCCTCTGTGTCTCCTTTCTTCCTGGCATTTCCCCTGGTCTCTCCACCAGCCCTGATTCTTGAACTCTGTCGTCTGACCACTCAATCCTGTAGGATGCTGCTTTTCGCCACCCAGCACCACATCAACCAGGAAAAAAAGCCACAAACACACAAATCTCGCCCACAGAGTTCTGTTTTTCCAACAGTTgacttcttttccatttctgcctGCTTTTGGTAGCTCTCCGTTCATTCAaacggttttgttttgttgcaaacTTTACAATTGTTATCTCAAGGAGGGCCAATCTACCCAAGCACCTCTGCCATCACCAAAAGCAGGAACTCTCTCACCCTACTTCATCGTCTCCTTTTTTGCAATGAATAATCTAACATGAACATCTTTCCACATGATCATATGTTCTTCTACATTTTGTTTAACATAGTGTTTCATTCTGTGGACATGCCATATAATTTATTAAACCATTTGCTAGAACTTCCAACTACAGTCATGTGCtatataatgatgttttggtcaatgacaaaccacatatatgatggtggtcccgtaagattataatactTTATTGGTACGGtaccttttctgtttttagataCACAAGTACTGCCCACTGTGTTACAGTTGCTTACAGCATTCAGTACGGTAACATGTTATACAGGTTGGTAGCCTAGGAGTAGTAGCTAGACagtatagcctaggtgtgtagtaggctgcaCCATCTAGGTTCTTGTAAGCGCGCTCTGCGATGTTTACACAATGATGACATcacctaaggatgcatttctcagactgtatccccattgttaagtgatgcTGACTGTATTCaaatttttgctattacaaataatgttgaTGAATATTCTTGTAGTTATGCCCATGGTTATTTCCTTAAAAATCCCAAAATTATTGCTGGGTCAGATATTTAATCTTTCAGTTGTTCCAAGCGATTCTTTAGTATTATTGTACCTCTTATGTGTACAAGgttgttttaatatgttttaatagaattttattctaagtaCATTATATTTTACTGTGTTAATGTTGGGCATCTCAATATTAAACTGTTTCATAGTCACATATCTTGCATCTTTAAAACTTTGAACTAAGCCTAAATCGTTTCTGGATTTTCTGCAATATTTCTTTCAGAGTCCTGTTCGATTTGATACCTTTGATAGCCTTTCACTAAGTATTCCAGCCGCCACATGGGTATGTACTGATTTATGGTTTATTTGGAGTCTGTTTCAGAAACATTTCAATCTGAAAGGGCTTTGAGGCATTTTATGTGGCTCAGGCACTATGTGTAATTCAGATACATGGTTGGTTGAACCCTCTCTTAACTTTCATATGGTGGCATGATTATGGGAGAGAGGAAAATGAATCGTTTTTCTTTTGCTCCAGAAATTTTGGCTTTTTGAATACACACGCAcgcatgcgcgcacacacacacacacacacacacacacacacacacacacagacattaaCCTCAGATTGAAAGATACCTAAAACAGCGTGGAAGTCCACAAGTTCGTGCAGTTACATCCTCATGCTCTAGAATCTGTCCGTAGTAGCAGTCTAGGGTGCTTTGAGCCCCATGTTTGTCCAGGAAACATCCAGTTGTGACTATAAAACTTTATTGCCTGCATACATCAAAATAAAGCTCTGGTCTTCACACTGCCATCTGCTAACAGTTTCAGTATAGCTGTCCTTTGAATTGTAGtaattttcttcttctcatgCTGTAGGGTCACCCATTGACCCTGGACCACTGCCTTCACCACTTCATCTCATCAGAATCAGTGCGGGATGTTGTGTGTGACAACTGTACAAAGGTATGCATTGAACCCCAAATGTCATCGCCAGCTGGCCTGTGTGTGCTGATGTAGCGCCTCTCACACCAGTGACCCTGAGCTCTTCTGACTGTATCCAGTGGGTCTTTTCAGCCACTTCTACTTCTCCCTAATTTGGTTTGGACATTGGCAGCTCATGGACCAAATCTCTTTCCCAGATGAGTTTTGTTTCATGCACAGTGTTTAAAGAATAAACTGTCACGCTGAGATGAGAAATGCCCTCTCCAGTTTGCTGCAGTTGCCTCCAATCCCATTTGTTTTACACCCTTCCTTTTAACCTGTGCTACCTGCCTGACTCCCCTAAGTAACTTGAGTTTTCCCCTCTGACTCAAGAGGAACTGTATGGAACAGAATTTTTGAAGACAGAGAACAATTAATAGATGACATGCCAGTGTCAGAGCATCAGTGTTCGCTCTTCACATTCTCTTCCCTCCACTGTTTCTGTTATTTAATGACTAAGAGGGATCAGGGAAAACAATTCACAAATAACTGGGCAGCTGGGTTCATTTCAGCAGGTAGCAGTCAAGTGCCAATTGTGTGCCGCTATAACACCACTGTGGTCTGCAGCACTCCAAAGCTGTCCTATTTTAGGCATTGCTGCAGAGAAATGTTCCTTTTATTTCAGATTGAAGCCAAGGGAACGTTGAACGGGGAAAAGGTGGAACACCAGAGGACCACTTTTGTTAAACAGTTAAAACTAGGGAAGGTGAGCCCACACTACACACCCTGTTGGCTTTGTTTTGAGGACTCCGTGTATCCTGCCCCTGAAACAACTCGGTTCTCCCGATTTCTCTTCCACCCGCAGCTCCCTCAGTGTCTCTGCATCCACCTACAGCGGCTGAGCTGGTCCAGCCACGGCACGCCTCTGAAGCGGCATGAGCACGTGCAGTTCAATGAGTTCCTGATGATGGACATTTACAAGTACCACCTCCTTGGACATAAACCTAGTCAACACAACCCTAAACTGAACAAGAACCCAGGGCCTACACTGGAGCTGCAGGATGGGCCGGGAGCCCCCACACCAGGTGTGTGCGCGCGAGGAGCCGATGCAGCAGGAATTTTCAGCACAGAGAAAAGCAGTTTGGCATCACCACCTTCTGGGTCCCTTATGACAGGAGCACAAGGCTTGTACAATGGTGCTTAAACTCTTGAGAACAGCAGGATTGGGGGTGGAAGAGGGAAGATTTCTTAGAAGAGGTTAAAATTATGTAGCAGTGAGATGTATCGTTTTTGAAACCATATTACAGATGAAAAAGTACAGAGAGAAACGCTTAAAATTGCAGCTTTGCCTTCTAATTTTTCCGCTAAATGATATAATCATTGGCTCACATCATTccagtgaatttcttttttcgGTCATGTCATTTCCTGTCAGTAGAGGAAATGTAGGGAGGACATGTCCTGGCTAAAGATCACTGAGCCTCTTCTGGGGGTTGAAATGCCTTCTGTACTGAATTATGTATCTGATTCCATTACTGCCCTCAGCTGAGGTCTCATTTAAGCCGGGTAGCTATTATCGCCGGTCTTACTGATAAGAACATGGAGGCTCCACGGGGTTGAATGATTGGTCCAAGGGCAAACACCACACAGGAGAACTGGCCCTAGAATGCCATGTTGGGCCATTTTCTAAAGGTGTCTCATGTGACACACTGAGTTCTTTAGAGTTAGACATGAGGAAAACCCACTCACTTGAAGGGCTCACAGCCTGAACTCACCACCTGTCTGCTGCCCCCAGTTAGGTCAGGATTGTCTCACACCCCATACTTTCCTATTTAGGGTCCCTTactccttttgttctttttatgaccACAGTTGCATGGCCCGACACCTCATCATGTCAGGGAGATTGTGTTTTCCTCTTTCTCATCAAGTCACTAGATTAACATCGAAAAGAGATGAGGTAGGGGACAGACTCTGGTTCAGTCCTTGGCCCTGGTTTTAAATCAAAGACCTCTGCACCCCAGCTTCCCCATCTCCTGGGCTGGGGTGCAGGTTTACTAATGTTGAGAGCATGCTGGCTGTGGTTAAAGATGCCAGCAGTAGGGCCactcgtggtggctcacacctgcaatcccagcactttgggagattgaggtgggaggattgcctgaacccagatgtttgaggctgcagtgagctgtgatcacaccactgtgctccagcctgggcaacagagcaagatcctgtctaaaacacacacaaaaaatgtcaTCAGGAAACTACTTGGTACATAACAGCCCCCAAAAATGACACTTGAAAGGAAAAGACATGTAAATATGGCCTTAATTATGTTGTCTACCCATAAACATGTATGAATGCTATTACACGTTGGTATTCCTTAGAAGCTGACAGAATTAAAGCAAATAGAATgcttagatcagtggttctcaacttggAGGAGTTTTGCCTCCCAAGGGACATTGGGCAGTGTCTGGTAACATTTTTGGTTATCACTACTGGGGGAGGGGTGCTACTGgtgtctagtgggtagaggccagggatgctgttcaACATCCtctaatgcacaggacagcccccgcAACAAAGAATGATCCAGCCAAAACCATCATGGTGCTGCTGTTGAGAAACCTTGGTTTAGGTCAAAAGCCAGTAAATTAGCTACTGATTAACTTTGATACATGGCATTAGCAAACAGGGCTAGGAAGCTCAAAGATCCCAGGCTAGCCGTAAAGCTGGAGCTAGATACACTTTTCCTATTTGGGATTAAGACAGATTATCCCTATTTGAGATTAAGGATAAAGGGCAGATTATTTTATGAATCTATATAATACCaaatgaaatagatttttttctttgtagcattATGGGGAGTTAACTTTCAAGGTAATCAAAACCAGGTTTTGTTTACAGAGCCACTGCTAATTTTCATTGACTCGGGCCTTTTTCTCTTGCAGTTCTGAATCAGCCAGGGGCCCCCAAAACACAGATTTTTATGAATGGCGCCTGCTCCCCATCTTTATTGCCAACGCTGTCAGCGCCGATGCCCTTCCCTCTCCCAGTTGTTCCCGACTACAGGTGAGCCACCCTTTACAAGCCCCATCTTAGAGCTACCACTGCTCTTAGCTTCTAAAATTAGCTTTTCACAGAAATGAATTAAGGAAAATatagatgtttatttttcattttaaggtgAAGTTTCACGATTACacattcctatttatttttgtccaaaatggaaataacttttaaattaaaaatttttaaagtacataaaatttacatatgcatatgtatgtgtgtatatatgtgtgtatgtataaaatataaagaaaatttaaaatttcttgggATACCATCTAGAGATAGCCAATTAAACACTTAGGGTCATGCACTCTATAAAGTTGTACATCACACATACATATAGtgtacataaacacatacacTCATTGATACAAACATCcacatatacacaatatacatATACTCATAGAATGTACATCTTGCCATGCCAGTAAATACAGATCTGTATTTTAATAGTTGTGTAGCATTTGGTGGTATGGACTTACCATTGTATTCATCCCCTATTTAACATtagcattcttttgtttttgcctATAAAGTCTTTTTGTTAAAATTGTAAACCCCTGACATGTGTTCGTATCATTCAGCTCCTCCACATACCTCTTCCGGCTGATGGCAGTTGTCGTCCACCATGGAGACATGCACTCTGGACACTTTGTCACTTACCGACGGTCCCCACCTTCTGCCAGGAACCCTCTCTCAACTAGCAATCAGTGGCTGTGGGTCTCCGATGACACTGTCCGCAAGGCCAGCCTGCAGGAGGTCCTGTCCTCCAGCGCCTACCTGCTGTTCTACGAGCGCGTCCTTTCCAGGATGCAGCACCAGAGCCAGGAGTGCAAGTCTGAAGAATGACTGTGCCCTCCTGCAAGGCTAGAGCTGATGGCACTGTCTGCACTGTccaggaaaaaagtaaaactgtacTGTTGCGTGTGCAAGCGGCCCCACTAGAGCCTTCCAGCCTTCTGGTGTGTTCTAAGAGCAGGCTCCACCTGGGAGCCAGCCCCAGTTCACACCAAACCAGGCTCCCTGAACAGTCCTGTTCATGTGTGTAGGTGGTTCTGTTGTGTTAAGAAAGCATTCATTATGTCCGGAGTGTCTTTTTACTCATCTGATACAGGTAATTAAAAGAACTCAGATTCTTGAAGCCACCGTTTTCATATTGTAATGTTAGGTGTTCTCAGAGGGGAGGTACCTTTGTCTAATCAACGTTTCCACttagatcttttatttttaataagcagGCCCATAAAAATTGTTGACAAGaattaatgaaattattaaaggcaacaatttagaagaaaaagtgCCTTTCACTTTCGATTGCTTTTGTAGCACGTCCATTGTGAAATATTCCTTCCAGGCTACTCAAAGGATAGCAAGAGAACAGGTAAATGATGCCTAAAGAACACCTTCCTTTTTCTATGCCTTTTCTAATCTTTCAATTCTTTCTATGGAGTAAAGGCTCATCTGCCAAATCTGCCCCCTGGGGAAACTCTTTCACTACTTTGTCAGTTATAAGTGAAGAGCTTACTTGttgcttttatcttttgtatattgGACTGAGATGTAATTACACTGTATTATAAAACTCTGTGAATAGCCAGAACTGAGCTGGATCTTTGCAACACCTGATTCCTCTGCTCTGTGGAAAACTTTTTCTTACACAAGGATCCACTGTGGACGGTTACtttcatctgtttatttattgCCCATGCAGAGCTCTTAAGGTTTACAGGTGGGAGCTTGGGGCTGTATAAAAAAATAATCCCTGCCCTGAGTTGACACCTGGCTTAGGAAGGAAGGGCTGACTATGGGGCTGcagtctctctgaacctcagtttcctcatttgtgaagtgAAGGGTTAGATTTGATGACCACCAAAGTTCAGCCCTTTTCACGAAAAGGAGAAAGcagcttttgactttttaaaaaacatataactaCAGCTGGCATCTAGTATTGTCATGTTGCTCTAGGTCCATAttctgaatttattcatttccaatAGCCTAATACAAAAAGTATATATTGAgcactttcttcccttttcaggTAAGTCTCTGAATGCAGCCCAGGGCCAAAGGAATTTTGATGACACAGTAGTACCTATGTTTTaagctatatttttaatttagaaaaatggaTACCAAATTCAAACCGACTCATCAGAGGTAAGATTTGGAATCAGACCTTTCCAAAAGGTCATCTGAGGTAAGGCTAAGACCGCACTTCCTCTGCTGGGGGTGAGCTGGCAGACACACCAAACAGTGCCTTGGCAGCAGCTCACAGTGCAGGAAGCCCAGGTGATCACTCTTCTGCTGGGCCCAGGCTGCACCCTGAGGACTCAGTAACTCACTCTCAACAGAATATTCTGTGCAGGCTCTCCAGGCTCTGGGCGTCAGGGTGCAAGGGGCAGCTTGAACTGTACGGTCCGTCCTGCACTCACCCGATGCAGACCTTGACTTTGATGTTGAAATGAACACACTTGTTTTACCCAAGTCTGGTGGAACAAATGCCCAATCATGTGACCTTAAAGTGTACTGCAAAGCTGTAGCTTTAAGTAATTGCTGTTCTGCCACTGCTTACTCTGAAATCTACCATCAAAGAAAGATAGAGAAAAGGGGCTGAGCCTTGGAATATATGGTTATAAGCAGATCTTTCTTTGGTCAGAGACCAGGGTTTGAGCCAAGGCTGTAAATGTGAACAATAGCTGTGCAAAGCCTTTTAACCTGACTTcttcattttgtaaattattaTGCATTAAGTAGCAGCCCAATAatctgatttctagttttattttcaaagtaagtAGCTTCTTTTGGGAAAAACCTAAGTTAAACTAGTAGTTTTGCCATAATAACTGCTGATTTATGTATTTGCTAAAGGTACTTTTGTATCTGCTGTGTATTATagcaataaaataatcattttgttagaaaaaaatcacctggTGTTCTTTTGTAATACACTGATCTGTTACAAACATCATCTTTCTGAATTCTGCATTGTTACATAACAAGCCCTACGCTTTAAACCTTTCTGTGTTCCCTGTTGGTAAGGGAAATGCCAGCTCCCTCTTAGAGtcgagagggaaagagaaaagagaaaaactgttaaaaatgtttttattttttagtaagcAAAATTTTACGAAAAGTCAGATTCACCCGTGGAGCCAGAACCTTCTTTCTCACGGGAAGACTGTGGTACCAGTGCGTGTTGGTCGGGTGGTTCATCATTAGTAAGCTCCCGTGGGCCAGCGGCAGCCTGACCACCGCCACCCTCCTGGAGGGGCTTTTCCCACGGGAATCCTTATGCCGGAAGACAAAGTCTCTGCAGGCACCGAAGGAGACAGAGGCAATGGGGCTCCCAGGGGCCAGTTCTCTTTCATCATCTCGGTGCTCCCCGATGTGGTCACAGCCATCTTTATACCtgcaatgagaaaacaaacacagTGCATAAAAACAACCCTCTCCTGAAACTCACCAGCACCGCCAGCCCTCGTTTTCCTCACAGTGTGAAACAGCACTCTGCATGGCTGTACCTGCCGTTGTTTCTGCGAGGGCTTGAGGTCCACAGTGGGCTCTAAGATAAGCCAACGCTGAAGAGGTCTGTTGACGTATTTGTTCATGtgacttatttattattatttttgagagggtctcgctctgtcacccaggctgaagtgcagtggcacaatcatagctcactgcagcctcggcctcctgggctcaagtgattctcccacttcagcctcccaagtagctgggactataggtatgcaccaccccacctagctaatttcttttcttttgcagaaacagtttcaccatgttacccaggctggtctcaaactcgggctcaagcaattcactctccttggcctcccaaagtgttgggattacaggcatgagtcaccacgtccGGCCAGTTCATGTGCTTTAAAACTGAAGACACCCAAAGCCAAAATCACGTCTTACTGTAGTTCCCCTGGCCAGTCTATGTAAACCTTTATCACATGATTTTGCCCTGCACTCAAAGGCCATACTCTGCATAGCCCGGCCCCTGCCCACTGCTGAGCTCATGCCATCCCCTTCTTTCCCTCATTCACTGCTTTCCGGCCATCCTGCAGCATTTTTGCTTCACAGACACTCCAGAGTCCCTCTGCTCTCCCTCCAGATGTCTGTGGCTGGCACTCTCCATTTAGTTATCAGCTCAAACGCACTGCCTCAGCCCTCCTCTAACCACCCCATCTGAAGTGACCTTCCCTTAAACCCACCCAGGGTTCTCCACCAGGGTGATTCTGCCCCAGGGGACAGgtattggggggtgggggacactaCTTGCAATCTAGTGGATGGAGGCCAGGGATCTGCTCAACATCCTGCAAGGCACAGGTCAGCCCCAACAACAACGAATGACTGGGCCCAAAATGTCTGCAGTGCTGCCGTTGAGAAACCTTGCCCTAATCGCAAACCTCTCAGCCATTCTCAGTCAAATCggcctgtttaattttttgcaAGATGGTTATCACTGTCTGAAATCGTCTAGGGTCAGGCATAGtcgttcacgcctgtaatcccagcactttgggaggctgaggtgggaggatcgcttgagcctagcagtttgagaccaagcctgggcaacatagaaaaaccctgtctcaaaaaaaaaaaagaaagaaaaagagaagaagaaattatcTCATTCAGCTGTTTGTTCAGGAGTTAATCACCTCTCACTTCCTACTCCGGGATGAGCTCCAGGATCCAGGAAGACCGAGTGCTGGCGCTATTCCACTCTTAGAGCCCCAGTGTACTAAGAAATGATTTGTACCAATGAACCAAATAGGGTGGAACCCTAAACACTTCCTTTTGGAGGAGACAGAAGACTTGTAACATTGAGTCCACTAAACAGGGTGTCACCTGTTGATGAGCACAAAGTTGAAGGTCTGTCCAGTCACCCCAGAGACGTGATCCCGGATGCGCTCTAGAACTGGGATCCAGGGCTTTGGAGACAGCGTGAGGCCTGAAAATGTGTAGGTC
This sequence is a window from Homo sapiens chromosome 12, GRCh38.p14 Primary Assembly. Protein-coding genes within it:
- the ALKBH2 gene encoding DNA oxidative demethylase ALKBH2 isoform X1, whose product is MDRFLVKGAQGGLLRKQEEQEPTGEEPAVLGGDKESTRKRPRREAPGNGGHSAGPSWRHIRAEGLDCSYTVLFGKAEADEIFQELEKEVEYFTGALARVQVFGKWHSVPRKQATYGDAGLTYTFSGLTLSPKPWIPVLERIRDHVSGVTGQTFNFVLINRYKDGCDHIGEHRDDERELAPGSPIASVSFGACRDFVFRHKDSRGKSPSRRVAVVRLPLAHGSLLMMNHPTNTHWYHSLPVRKKVLAPRVNLTFRKILLTKK